In one window of Campylobacter hepaticus DNA:
- a CDS encoding bifunctional 4-hydroxy-2-oxoglutarate aldolase/2-dehydro-3-deoxy-phosphogluconate aldolase gives MQAQQILQINKIIPVITIYDLNTSVELAKALLKGGIRILEITLRTKDAIQAIKLISHEVPQMIVGAGTVLNSKMLEEVKNAGAKFAISPGFNSIFAQEIKDIDIILIPGVATASEIMLALECGYTNLKFFPAQACGGINMLKSFASPFHNVKFCPTGGININNMKDYLNLNNVLCVGGSWLSPKELILEKQWDKITQIAKESLEKLYT, from the coding sequence ATGCAAGCACAACAAATTTTACAAATAAACAAGATTATTCCAGTAATTACTATTTATGATTTAAATACGAGTGTTGAATTAGCTAAAGCTTTATTAAAAGGAGGAATTAGAATTCTAGAAATTACTCTACGAACAAAAGATGCAATACAAGCAATCAAACTCATATCTCATGAAGTTCCGCAAATGATTGTAGGTGCAGGCACTGTTTTAAATTCTAAAATGCTAGAAGAAGTTAAAAATGCTGGTGCAAAATTTGCCATAAGTCCAGGTTTTAATTCTATCTTTGCACAAGAGATTAAAGATATAGATATAATTTTAATTCCAGGCGTAGCAACGGCAAGTGAAATAATGCTAGCTCTTGAATGCGGTTATACAAATTTAAAATTTTTTCCAGCACAAGCTTGTGGAGGAATAAATATGTTAAAATCTTTTGCCTCACCTTTTCATAATGTTAAATTTTGTCCTACTGGAGGTATTAATATCAACAACATGAAAGATTATTTAAATTTAAATAACGTCCTTTGCGTAGGTGGATCTTGGTTAAGTCCAAAAGAATTAATTTTAGAAAAACAATGGGATAAAATCACTCAAATCGCAAAAGAAAGTTTAGAAAAACTATACACTTAA
- a CDS encoding transporter substrate-binding domain-containing protein, producing MKKILNIVLLNLITLFLNACSDIENSKSNSNIKLKVGTAPNYKPFNYKQDSKLTGFDTDLVEKIAKNNSIEIVWIETNFDGLIPALKAGKIDMIASAMSATDERKQSVDFTKPYYMSKNLYIKLKSNETLQTKTDLEGKKIGVQLGSVQENTAKAIKNAQVQSNKDLNIAVLALKNNKIDAIIADQDTAKGFLKENPELIDFYKEMDNAEGLSFAFDKDKQKEILEKFNKGIDEIKANGFYDILIQKYDLE from the coding sequence ATGAAAAAAATACTAAATATTGTTTTATTAAATTTAATAACTTTATTTTTAAATGCTTGTAGTGATATTGAAAACTCAAAATCAAATTCAAATATAAAGCTTAAAGTTGGAACTGCTCCTAATTACAAACCTTTTAATTATAAGCAAGATTCTAAACTTACAGGTTTTGATACTGATTTAGTTGAAAAAATTGCTAAAAATAATAGTATTGAAATTGTTTGGATTGAAACTAATTTTGATGGATTAATCCCTGCTTTAAAAGCAGGAAAAATCGATATGATTGCTTCAGCCATGAGTGCTACAGATGAAAGAAAACAAAGTGTAGATTTTACTAAACCCTATTATATGAGTAAAAATCTTTATATCAAACTTAAAAGTAATGAAACTCTTCAAACAAAAACTGACTTGGAAGGTAAAAAAATAGGAGTTCAATTAGGAAGTGTGCAAGAAAATACAGCAAAAGCTATCAAAAATGCACAAGTTCAAAGCAATAAAGATCTAAATATAGCTGTTTTAGCACTAAAAAATAATAAAATCGATGCTATTATTGCAGATCAAGATACTGCCAAAGGCTTTTTAAAAGAAAATCCAGAACTAATAGATTTTTACAAAGAAATGGATAACGCAGAAGGCTTAAGTTTTGCTTTTGATAAAGATAAACAAAAAGAAATATTAGAAAAATTTAATAAAGGCATAGATGAAATTAAAGCTAATGGTTTTTATGATATATTAATTCAAAAATATGACCTAGAATAA
- a CDS encoding ABC transporter permease, producing the protein MNENLSLKVRIYHYTVLFLVFLFLILPLLATFIYSISSSWGVSVFPDGFTLKWYLQLFNDERFLVAFYHSLFVCVSSIVFSIFLIFPLVFVVNYYFLKLKFFVNILIIMPFAIPPIVTCIGLLQIYANSIGGTVWILIFTYFTIILPFIYRVLDNAISSIKLNELIASNAVLGGSLVGAIFKLILPNLRNGILIVVFLSFSLLIGEFLYANILVGSTYETLQVYLYSIKNQSGHYSSVLVIVYFILIFIATFIVCLIKE; encoded by the coding sequence ATGAATGAAAATTTAAGTTTAAAAGTTAGAATTTATCATTATACTGTTTTATTTTTAGTGTTTTTATTTTTAATTTTACCCTTGCTTGCTACTTTTATATATTCTATTTCTAGCTCTTGGGGAGTGAGTGTTTTTCCTGATGGTTTTACACTTAAATGGTATTTGCAGCTTTTTAATGATGAGAGGTTTTTGGTTGCTTTTTATCATTCTTTGTTTGTTTGTGTATCTAGTATTGTATTTTCTATTTTTCTTATCTTTCCTTTGGTTTTTGTGGTAAATTATTATTTTTTAAAGTTAAAATTTTTTGTAAATATACTTATTATTATGCCTTTTGCTATACCCCCTATAGTTACTTGTATAGGACTTTTACAAATTTATGCTAATAGCATAGGAGGTACAGTTTGGATACTTATTTTTACTTATTTTACTATAATTTTACCTTTTATTTATAGGGTTTTAGATAATGCTATATCAAGTATAAAATTAAATGAACTTATTGCATCAAATGCTGTGCTTGGAGGTTCTTTAGTGGGTGCAATTTTTAAACTTATTTTACCTAATCTAAGAAATGGAATTTTAATAGTAGTATTTTTAAGTTTTTCTCTTTTAATAGGTGAATTTTTATATGCAAATATTCTTGTTGGGAGCACTTATGAAACTTTGCAAGTTTATCTTTATAGTATTAAAAATCAAAGTGGACATTATTCTAGTGTTTTGGTGATTGTGTATTTTATCTTGATTTTTATAGCAACTTTCATAGTTTGTTTGATTAAGGAGTGA
- a CDS encoding glycerophosphodiester phosphodiesterase family protein, with protein MGMNLKLIALIADNNSKETFQWINGKLKAYDFMPFIEAKNFNEIVKVVDGVGPSYNMLFNVQKSQKGNLVFTDFVKKAHKSGLLVHPYTLRIDALPPYVSSYHKLFDAILFKINADGVFTDFPDIGKKFLRF; from the coding sequence ATGGGTATGAATTTAAAGCTTATTGCTTTGATTGCTGATAATAATTCTAAAGAAACTTTCCAATGGATAAATGGTAAATTAAAGGCTTATGATTTTATGCCTTTTATAGAAGCTAAGAATTTTAATGAAATTGTTAAAGTGGTTGATGGAGTAGGACCTTCTTATAATATGCTTTTTAATGTACAAAAAAGCCAAAAAGGAAACTTAGTTTTTACAGATTTTGTTAAAAAGGCTCACAAAAGCGGTTTGTTAGTCCATCCTTATACTTTAAGAATAGATGCTTTACCTCCTTATGTGAGTTCTTATCATAAGTTATTTGATGCTATATTATTTAAAATTAATGCTGATGGTGTTTTTACAGATTTTCCAGATATTGGTAAGAAATTTTTAAGGTTTTGA
- the glpQ gene encoding glycerophosphodiester phosphodiesterase → MKKVFFLILSLISFVFSNDKIIIAHRGASGYLVEHTLESKTLAYAMGADYIEQDLVMSKDDKLIVIHDLYLDHISDVAQKFPKRSRLDGHFYVIDFTLAELKTLNMSEPFVFKNGIKTAKYPKRFPIDKAQFSIHTFEEEIELIQGLNKVFNQEIGLYVEIKKPWFHKQEGKDIAKATLEILKKYGYTQKNDKVYLQSFDYPDLKRIKRNYFLLWV, encoded by the coding sequence ATGAAAAAAGTATTTTTTTTAATTTTAAGTTTAATAAGTTTTGTTTTTTCAAATGATAAAATCATTATAGCTCATAGAGGGGCTAGTGGGTATTTAGTTGAGCATACTTTAGAAAGTAAAACTTTAGCTTATGCTATGGGTGCTGATTATATAGAACAAGATTTGGTCATGAGTAAAGATGATAAACTTATTGTCATTCATGATCTTTATTTAGATCATATTAGTGATGTAGCCCAAAAATTTCCAAAAAGATCTAGGTTAGATGGGCATTTTTATGTTATAGACTTTACTTTAGCTGAGTTAAAAACTTTAAACATGAGTGAGCCTTTTGTGTTTAAAAATGGAATTAAAACTGCTAAATATCCTAAGCGTTTTCCAATTGATAAGGCTCAATTTAGTATTCATACTTTTGAAGAAGAAATAGAGCTTATACAAGGTCTTAATAAGGTATTTAATCAAGAAATAGGACTTTATGTAGAAATAAAAAAACCTTGGTTTCATAAACAAGAGGGTAAAGATATAGCTAAAGCTACTTTGGAAATTCTTAAAAAATATGGTTATACTCAAAAAAATGACAAGGTTTATTTGCAAAGTTTTGATTATCCTGATTTAAAACGTATAAAGAGGAATTATTTCCTATTATGGGTATGA
- a CDS encoding ABC transporter substrate-binding protein: MKGNIFFNLSIMVLLFSNLYSIDANLVQAAQEEGRVNSLAMPDTWANWKDTWEDLERIYGIKHSDTDMSSAQELAKFKAEKKNASADIGDIGISFADIAFKQGLTQAFKTSYWDEIPSWAKDQEGHWILAYTGTIAFIVNKEVVKHIPKTWKDLLKGNYKITLGDVSSAAQAVNAVLAANYALGGDEKDLSLALEFFNILAKQGRLVNNDVSIANLEKGEIEVGLVWDFNALSYRDKVGKERYEVLIPGDGSVISGYTTIINKYAKHPNAAKLAREFILSDKGQINLAKGYARPIRIDYIILPDDIQVKLLPSEQYKNARVIKDQKAWEKSAKSLPRLWQEKVIVDMK; the protein is encoded by the coding sequence ATGAAAGGAAATATTTTTTTTAATTTAAGTATTATGGTTTTATTGTTTTCAAATTTATATAGCATTGATGCAAATTTAGTTCAAGCCGCACAAGAAGAAGGTAGAGTAAATTCTTTAGCTATGCCTGATACTTGGGCAAATTGGAAAGATACTTGGGAGGATCTTGAAAGAATTTATGGTATTAAACATAGTGATACAGATATGAGTTCAGCTCAAGAGCTTGCTAAATTTAAAGCCGAGAAAAAGAATGCTAGTGCTGATATAGGAGATATAGGGATTTCTTTTGCAGACATTGCTTTTAAACAAGGGTTAACTCAGGCTTTTAAAACAAGTTATTGGGATGAAATTCCTTCTTGGGCAAAAGATCAAGAAGGACATTGGATTTTAGCTTATACTGGTACTATTGCTTTTATTGTTAATAAAGAAGTAGTTAAACATATACCTAAAACTTGGAAAGATTTGCTTAAGGGAAATTATAAAATAACACTAGGAGATGTAAGCTCGGCAGCTCAAGCAGTAAATGCGGTTTTAGCGGCAAATTATGCTTTAGGTGGTGATGAAAAAGATCTTAGTTTGGCTTTAGAATTTTTTAATATTTTGGCTAAACAAGGAAGACTTGTTAATAATGATGTTAGTATAGCAAATCTTGAAAAAGGAGAAATTGAAGTAGGTTTAGTTTGGGATTTTAACGCTTTATCTTATAGAGATAAAGTAGGTAAGGAGCGTTATGAAGTTTTAATTCCTGGTGATGGCAGTGTTATTTCAGGTTATACAACTATTATTAATAAATATGCAAAACATCCAAATGCAGCTAAATTAGCTCGCGAATTTATACTTTCTGATAAAGGGCAAATTAATCTAGCTAAGGGTTATGCAAGACCTATAAGAATTGATTATATTATCTTGCCAGATGATATACAAGTTAAGCTTTTGCCAAGTGAACAATATAAAAATGCAAGAGTAATTAAAGATCAAAAAGCATGGGAAAAAAGTGCTAAATCATTACCACGACTTTGGCAAGAAAAAGTTATAGTGGATATGAAATAA
- the corA gene encoding magnesium/cobalt transporter CorA, translating to MLYIYVKTKNALVQKINFNLDSQELPQNILWIDLLHPSATEIAFISNEFDLEFPTKEEREEIELSAKYWEDNLTITINAHFLIKDLNENSIKLYSEIITFATAKNILFTIRYNEFNTFEEIQARILASPKNFEDGFDIIDKMFEVRVEKDADLLEWIDKEARRLRTSVLEKKDEYNYDTMLKDISSLQELNMRVRDSLFDKRRTMTSLLKSDKIDKDIKQNLTIVLKDLNSLVEFSVSQLNILDNIQTILASQINIEQNKIIKLFTVATVAMMPPTLIGTVYGMNFKFIPELELHYAYPVVLGVMIISIILPVIFFKKKGWL from the coding sequence ATGCTTTATATTTATGTTAAAACCAAAAATGCTTTAGTGCAAAAAATCAATTTTAATCTTGATAGCCAAGAATTACCGCAAAATATTTTATGGATAGATCTACTTCATCCAAGTGCAACTGAAATTGCTTTTATATCAAATGAATTTGATCTTGAATTTCCAACAAAAGAAGAAAGAGAAGAAATTGAACTAAGTGCAAAATATTGGGAAGATAATTTAACTATAACCATCAATGCTCATTTTTTAATTAAAGATCTTAATGAAAATTCTATTAAACTTTATTCTGAAATTATCACCTTTGCTACAGCAAAAAATATATTATTTACCATAAGATATAACGAATTTAATACCTTTGAAGAAATCCAAGCTAGAATACTTGCAAGCCCAAAAAATTTTGAAGACGGTTTTGATATTATTGATAAAATGTTCGAAGTACGAGTAGAAAAAGATGCGGATTTGCTTGAATGGATAGATAAAGAAGCAAGACGATTAAGAACAAGTGTATTAGAAAAAAAAGACGAATATAATTATGATACGATGTTAAAAGATATTTCAAGTTTACAAGAACTTAATATGCGAGTTAGAGATTCTTTATTTGATAAACGCAGAACCATGACCTCTTTATTAAAAAGTGATAAAATTGATAAAGATATTAAACAAAATTTAACCATAGTATTAAAAGATTTAAATTCTTTAGTAGAATTTAGTGTTTCTCAGCTTAATATTTTAGATAATATACAAACTATTTTAGCAAGTCAGATAAATATAGAACAAAATAAAATTATTAAACTTTTCACTGTCGCAACTGTTGCCATGATGCCACCTACTTTAATCGGCACTGTCTATGGAATGAATTTTAAATTTATACCCGAACTTGAATTACATTATGCTTATCCTGTAGTACTTGGTGTTATGATTATCTCCATAATACTACCTGTTATTTTTTTTAAAAAGAAAGGTTGGTTATAA
- the mog gene encoding molybdopterin adenylyltransferase — MDIIKIGILTLSDRASNGIYEDKATSEIERVLNSYIKNEILYHKELIPDEYDLIVEKLLYLSDEKKCDLIITSGGTGPSPRDLTPEATQAVCEKLMPGFGELMRLESLKFISTAILSRQTAGIRKQSLIINLPGNPKAIKECLEPIFGAIPYCIDLIGGSYIQENSEIIKVFRPKKK, encoded by the coding sequence ATGGATATAATTAAAATAGGAATTTTAACACTTAGCGATAGAGCAAGCAATGGAATATATGAAGATAAGGCTACTTCTGAAATAGAAAGGGTTTTAAATTCTTACATTAAAAATGAAATACTTTATCATAAAGAATTAATACCCGATGAATATGATTTAATCGTTGAAAAACTACTTTACTTATCAGATGAAAAGAAATGCGATCTTATCATTACAAGCGGAGGAACAGGTCCATCACCTAGAGATTTAACCCCAGAAGCTACACAAGCCGTATGCGAAAAACTCATGCCTGGTTTTGGAGAATTAATGCGTTTAGAAAGTTTGAAATTTATTAGCACAGCTATACTTTCAAGACAAACAGCAGGAATTCGTAAGCAATCTTTAATTATCAATCTACCAGGAAATCCTAAAGCTATAAAAGAATGCTTAGAACCTATTTTTGGAGCAATACCTTATTGTATAGACTTAATAGGCGGATCTTATATACAAGAAAATAGTGAAATCATCAAAGTTTTTCGCCCTAAGAAAAAATAA
- a CDS encoding M48 family metallopeptidase, protein MTLIAILCLYTALVSWISYNQIHFLEKEKQEKAQILNEKDYKQAANIAIENEKFKLFSNFYTLIVNIAWIGFGFFYLKELFISTNSLLENTLFLLTFLILTSILNLPLNIYESFIKDKAHGFSNMTIKLFIKDSLKNLVLTLIFGFLILYALLFCYDFFGNLWWIGAFIFSFSIIVIINLIYPTLITPIFNKMQKLDDENLLNKINKLMQQCGFNANGIYIMDASKRDKRLNAYFGGLFKSKRVVLFDTLLQALNEKELLAVLAHELGHFVHKDIIKTLFNSALTIFLLFFVFAHLPEFVYLESHLEGVKSGVFALLFIFSNIFSFFISPILNALSRKNEYAADRHGAKMTSKEDMKNALISLAKENKAFIKTSKIYTFFYLTHPSISDRLKALT, encoded by the coding sequence ATGACTTTAATTGCAATCTTATGTCTTTACACAGCACTTGTATCTTGGATTTCTTATAATCAAATTCATTTTTTAGAAAAAGAAAAACAAGAAAAAGCACAAATATTAAACGAGAAAGATTATAAACAAGCAGCAAATATTGCCATAGAAAATGAAAAATTTAAACTTTTTTCAAATTTTTACACCTTAATAGTCAATATTGCATGGATAGGATTTGGATTTTTTTATCTTAAAGAATTATTTATTTCCACTAACTCCCTCCTTGAAAACACTTTATTTTTGCTTACTTTTTTAATTCTTACAAGTATTTTAAATCTACCTTTAAATATCTATGAAAGTTTTATTAAAGATAAAGCCCATGGTTTTTCAAATATGACCATAAAACTTTTTATTAAAGATTCACTTAAAAACCTTGTTTTAACTTTAATTTTTGGATTTTTAATCTTATATGCTTTGCTTTTTTGCTATGATTTTTTTGGTAATTTATGGTGGATTGGAGCATTCATTTTTAGTTTTAGTATTATTGTTATTATCAATCTTATTTATCCTACTTTGATTACACCTATTTTTAATAAAATGCAAAAACTTGATGATGAAAACTTGCTTAATAAAATAAATAAACTAATGCAACAATGTGGATTTAATGCTAATGGAATTTATATTATGGATGCAAGCAAAAGAGATAAACGTTTAAATGCTTATTTTGGAGGACTTTTTAAAAGCAAAAGAGTTGTACTTTTTGATACACTCTTGCAAGCTTTAAATGAAAAAGAACTTTTGGCTGTTTTAGCTCACGAACTTGGACATTTTGTTCATAAAGATATTATTAAAACTTTATTCAATAGTGCACTTACTATATTTTTACTTTTTTTTGTTTTTGCTCATTTACCTGAATTTGTTTATTTAGAAAGTCATTTAGAAGGTGTTAAAAGCGGAGTATTTGCTCTTTTATTTATTTTTTCTAATATCTTTAGTTTTTTTATTTCTCCTATACTTAATGCTTTAAGCAGAAAAAATGAATACGCAGCTGATAGACATGGCGCTAAAATGACCAGCAAGGAAGATATGAAAAATGCACTTATAAGCCTAGCAAAAGAAAATAAAGCTTTTATTAAAACAAGTAAAATATATACTTTTTTCTATCTTACACATCCAAGCATTAGCGATAGACTTAAGGCTCTTACTTGA
- a CDS encoding HemK/PrmC family methyltransferase: MTIKNALIKAKAMLKEYENEAVFILCEYLQKDKAWLFLNQDLKFDFQAYFKLIERFKLGEPFEYIFEKTDFYGLEFKIKKGVLIPRYDSQILLFEILKLCQIHTFNNILEIGFGSGILSIVLAKELGIHITACDINPKALKLALENAKIHQVDHLIDFKLCDFKQIKQNYDFIFSNPPYIQTSYPVDIWVQQEPKEALFGGEKGYEILEQIINFSINRKAQFLACEFGYDQKEILKKILDQHQFKAEFFKDEQGYYRAFVAQKLK; this comes from the coding sequence TTGACCATAAAAAATGCTCTTATAAAAGCCAAAGCCATGCTCAAAGAATACGAAAATGAAGCAGTGTTTATACTTTGCGAATATTTGCAAAAAGATAAAGCTTGGCTTTTTTTAAATCAAGATTTAAAATTTGATTTTCAAGCTTATTTTAAACTGATTGAAAGATTTAAACTTGGAGAACCTTTTGAATATATTTTTGAAAAAACAGACTTTTATGGTTTGGAATTTAAAATAAAAAAAGGTGTATTAATACCTCGCTATGATAGTCAAATTTTACTTTTTGAAATTTTAAAATTATGTCAAATACACACTTTTAATAATATATTAGAAATAGGATTTGGAAGTGGAATTTTAAGTATAGTTTTAGCCAAAGAACTTGGGATTCACATCACGGCATGCGATATTAACCCCAAAGCTTTAAAATTAGCATTAGAAAATGCTAAAATACATCAAGTTGATCATTTAATTGATTTCAAACTTTGCGATTTTAAACAAATAAAACAAAATTATGATTTCATTTTTTCAAATCCTCCTTATATTCAAACATCATATCCTGTAGATATTTGGGTACAACAAGAACCCAAAGAAGCTTTGTTTGGCGGAGAGAAAGGGTATGAAATTTTAGAACAAATTATTAATTTTTCTATAAATAGAAAAGCACAGTTTTTAGCATGTGAATTTGGTTATGATCAAAAAGAAATTTTAAAAAAAATTTTAGATCAACATCAATTTAAAGCTGAATTTTTTAAAGATGAACAAGGTTATTATCGCGCTTTTGTGGCTCAAAAACTAAAATAA
- a CDS encoding DUF4149 domain-containing protein produces MKAINLFLLAAMVGIEIILGIVVAPAIFYPQKFIGEGILNHYQSGLIMTQIFVKMGYSLIIISTIHFLFELYSYIKNDFPFYIKFSKLMLSILILILSLIFVFYFTYTIIDFQNLGEQIINEQKFISIHNASETVIKIILIMQVFLYFLNFKNIKNTQ; encoded by the coding sequence TTGAAAGCTATTAATTTATTTTTACTTGCTGCTATGGTAGGGATAGAAATAATACTTGGTATAGTTGTTGCACCAGCAATTTTTTATCCACAAAAATTTATAGGAGAAGGAATTTTAAATCATTATCAAAGTGGTTTAATCATGACTCAAATCTTTGTCAAAATGGGATATTCATTGATTATCATTTCAACTATTCATTTTTTGTTTGAACTTTATTCTTATATAAAAAATGATTTTCCATTTTATATAAAATTTTCAAAACTCATGCTAAGTATACTTATTTTAATTTTAAGCTTAATATTTGTTTTTTATTTCACTTATACCATCATTGACTTTCAAAATTTAGGAGAACAAATTATAAATGAACAAAAATTTATAAGTATACATAATGCAAGCGAAACTGTTATAAAAATCATTTTAATTATGCAAGTTTTTTTATATTTTTTAAACTTTAAAAATATAAAAAATACTCAATAA
- a CDS encoding YggS family pyridoxal phosphate-dependent enzyme translates to MTVQQILEQTKNIRLIAASKYVDANIIEKIYTQGIVEFGENQVQALAQKKYILDNKNLNIKWHFIGTLQSNKINLLIKQKPILWHSCNGIKIAQAVNKRLNYKLDTLLEINSANEYSKSGLNPDIAIEEYLKIQEECPNLNLCGVMSIGSHSKNTYEIIKSFEHTFNIYEKLQKYGAKICSMGMSSDFKLAIQCGSNMIRLGKILFDQFK, encoded by the coding sequence ATGACCGTACAACAAATTTTAGAACAAACAAAAAATATTCGATTAATTGCTGCAAGCAAATATGTTGATGCAAATATTATAGAAAAAATCTATACACAAGGTATTGTAGAATTTGGGGAAAATCAAGTGCAAGCCTTAGCTCAAAAAAAATATATTCTTGATAATAAAAATTTAAATATAAAATGGCATTTTATAGGAACTTTACAAAGTAATAAAATTAACTTACTTATAAAACAAAAACCTATTTTGTGGCACTCTTGCAATGGAATAAAAATAGCCCAAGCTGTAAATAAAAGACTTAATTATAAACTGGATACCTTATTAGAAATTAATAGCGCTAATGAATACAGTAAAAGCGGTTTAAATCCTGATATTGCTATTGAAGAATACTTAAAGATTCAAGAAGAATGCCCTAATTTAAATCTTTGTGGCGTAATGAGCATAGGAAGCCATAGTAAAAATACATATGAAATTATTAAAAGTTTTGAACATACTTTTAACATTTATGAAAAATTGCAAAAATACGGAGCTAAAATTTGCTCAATGGGGATGAGCAGTGATTTTAAACTCGCTATACAATGTGGTTCTAATATGATAAGACTTGGAAAAATTTTATTTGATCAATTTAAATAA